A region of the Cumulibacter soli genome:
TCACCGGGTTCGGCGATCAACCCGCGAGCGCGCAGTTCCGGCACCAGGTACTCGACGAGGTCCGCGAAGGTGCCTGGCATCGTGGCATACATGAAGTTGAATCCGTCGACGTCCGCCACGTCCTGCCACTGTTGCAGCTGATCGGCAACCGAGGTCGGTGAGCCGGTGATGACCGGACCCCGCCCGCCGATGCTGACCCACCGCGCGAGTTCTTCGATCGTCCACTGTCGGTCAGCGTCCCGCGTGAAACTATCCAACGCAGACCGATTGGCATCCGTGGTCACGTGTACCAGTGGCTCGTCCGGCGCCAGGCCGGCGAGATCAACCCCGGCCCAACCGCCGAACAAGGCCAATGCCCCCTCCAGGCTCGCAGATTTCCGGTAGTCGGCCAGCAATGCTTCGGCCTCCGCGTCCGTTCCGCGCACGATTGTCGTCAGCCCGGCGATCACCTTGACCGACCGCGGATCGCGTCCGGCCTCGGCCGCTTCCGCACGAATCGCATCGACCGTCTTACGAGCCGCCGCTGGGGTCGGCGCAATCGCGAAGACAACCTCGGCATGCCGTGCCGCGAACTGGCGACCCCGCGGCGAGGCTCCCGCCTGGAAGATGACCGGCGTACGTTGCGGCGACGGCTCGCACAGGAACGCGCCTGGTACGTCGAAGTACCTGCCGTGATGGTCAATATCGTGCACCTTCTCCGGCACGGCATAGATTCCCGCGGCAGCGTCCTTGATGACCGCGTCGTCGTCCCAGGAGTGCTCCCACAGCTTGTAACAGACCTCCAGGTATTCATCGGCGATGTCATAGCGCTCATCGTGCGCGACCTGCGCCGTGAACCCGAGATTCTTGGCGGCCGAGTCGAGGTATCCGGTCACTACGTTCCAACCGATACGGCCGTTGCTGAGGTGGTCCAACGTCGTCATCCGCCGCGCCAACGAGTACGGCTGTTCGTACGTCGTGGTGACGGTGACGCCGAATCCCAGATTCCGAGTCGCGGCCGCCATCGCCGATATACCGAGAATCGGATCATTCACCGGCACCTGAACCGCCGAGCGTACGGCGGCATCGCGAGATCCGCCGTACACGTCGTACGTACCCAGCACGTCGGCCAGGAACAACGAGTGGAACCCACCGGATTCCAACATCCTGGCCAGTCCCGTCCAGTGCTCCAGGGACGTGTAGTCGGCGCTCGCATCATCCTCGCGGGTCCATAATCCCGGATTCTGATGGCCTACACAGGCCATGGCGAACGCATTCAACATCATGGGACGAGTCATGCCGGGACGCTAACACCACCGGAGTTCGCTGCGTCTACGGCCGCTCGCCGCCACCAGTGCACCAGGCACAACGCAGCAATCGCGAGCATCAGCGCGGGCACCCAGAGCACGCCGTACCGCACGATCTGCTCGAGTACGCCGGACGTAGCCGGCTCCGTGACGGTGGCGTCCAGTGAAACCCACGCGAATCCTAGGGCTGAACCGATTCCGCCGACGCCGATGGCAAATCCGACCGCGGCTGGATCGTTCGCGTTACGTCGAGCAACGACGGCGCACGGGTATGCGATCAGGGCACCGATGATCCCGATGTAGAACAGGACGCCGAAGGCGTCGTAACTGATGCCCTGCAACATTGGATCGAGCGAGTGTGCTGTGCGTTCACCGACGTAGCCGAGCCGATCGGCGAGGTCGGGATCGAGCGCGCTGACGCGCACGACGTCGTACATCCACGCAAGCCACATGCCGACGACTGCGCAGCAGATGAGCAGGAGCGTCGCCGCCGTCACCGCCGCGGGAGTGTGGTCGCCTCTCGTCGGATTCGCCATTCGATAATTCTCGCAGGTCGCGCCGCGACAGCCGGTGGGCAATCACGACATCAAGGCAACGAGCAGCGTTCACATCCGGTTCATCATCGCCGACTAGCCTCTTCGCGTGGCCTACAACATCCGCGAGTACATCGACCGTCTACAGATCGACGGACACACCCTTGGCGACGACCATGACGATGATCCGGTCCTGCTGGACCCGAAGGGTCGCGCGGTCGATACCTGGCGCGAAAACTACCCGTACGACGAGCGCCTGCCACGCGAGGAGTACGACGAGGCGAAGTACCGGCTGCAGGTCGAGTTACTGAAGTTCCAGCGCTGGCAGCAACGGACCGGCGAGCGCCACCTGCTTATCTTCGAAGGTCGCGACGCCGCCGGTAAGGGCGGCACGATCAAACGCTTCATGGAGCATTTGAACCCCAGGCACGCCAAGGTCGTGGCGCTGGTGAAGCCGAGCGAGCGCGAGGCTACGCAGTGGTATTTCCAGCGGTACGTCGCCCATCTGCCAGCCGCTGGTGAATCGGTACTCTTCGACCGCAGTTGGTATAACCGGGCCGGTGTCGAACGCGTGATGGGGTTCTGCTCCGATGAGCAGTATGAGGCGTTCATGGCCGACGTGCCGCAGTTTGAGCGAATGTTGGTCAGTTCCGGTATCCACGTGACCAAATTTTGGTTCTCGGTGACGCAGTCCGAACAGCGCACCCGCTTCATCATTCGGCAGGTCGACCCTGTTCGGCAGTGGAAACTTTCACCGATGGACCTCGAGTCATTGGATAAGTGGAATGCCTACACCGCGGCGAAGGAGGAGATGTTTCGGCGCACGGACATCACCGAGGCGCCCTGGGTGACGATCAAGAGCAACGACAAGAAACGCGCGCGGTTGGAAGCGATGCGTCACTTCCTGTCACGGATCGACTATGACGACAAGGATTTTGACGCCGTTGGCGCCCCGGATCCGCTGATCGTCAAGCGCGGCATTGAAGCTGTCGGCGACTAGCGCTGCCGCAGACCCACCCGGCCTGATCCCAGGCATACGCGGGATCAGGCCCGCGTGGTTAGTCCCGCGATCAGACACGCCGGACTAACGATCACGTTGTTTGCCTTGAGTTAATAGCGACGTTGAGGGCTGGTCGCCCGACCGAGACAAAATTCCACCTCATGCGTACTTCATTTCGGGCCGCATCGGCCCTCGCTGCGGCGACCGTCGCGGGCTCTCTGACAATCGCATTGCCGACCAGCGCCCACGCCGCCGCGGCTGACATATCCATCACTGAATGGATGTACAACCCGGTCAGTTCGTCCGGGGAGTTCATTGAAATCACCAACCGCAGCGGCGCACCGCTCGACCTTGCCGACTGGTCGTTCGACGATGACAGTGCGGTGGCCGGGACTGTATCGATCGCCGAGCTGGGCACACTGTCCCCCGGCGAATCAGCGATCATCACCGAGTCGGACGCCGCCACATTTCGAGCGGAGTGGAACGTCAGTGATGAGGTGAAGGTCCTCGGGGACAACGGCACGAACCTGGGTCGCGCTGACGCGATCAACATCTTCAATGGCACCACGCTGATCGACACGCTTGAGTACGACGACCAGGGCTCCGGGAGCATCCAGGGTCCGCGGACCCAGGGAGTCAGCGGCGTCCCGTCGGACGAGTCGGTACTCGGCGCCAACAACGCCGCGCTGTGGGTGCTGTCGGCGCTCGGGGATGCCGAGGGCTCGTGGGCGTCGACCGCCGGCGATATCGGGTCACCCGGGGTGAGTCGATTCGGCGTCCAAGACGACACCGTCGAACCTTGGCAGGACGTCGTCATCAACGAAGTGTCCTCCGACAATGACGTTGCACCGGACGGCGACGTCATCGAGTTGTACAACTCGGGCACGGAGGACATCGCCGTCGACCTGTGGTTGCAGTCCGACAGCGGTGGCCTCGCGGACGCCAAGCCGATCAACGGCGTACACCTGGCCGATGACACGTTGTCGCTCTACATTCCCGCCGGAGAATACGGTTACTTCAGTTCCGGGAAGGGGCTCAGCAGCGACGGCGACAGCGTCACGATCTACCTGCCCGACGGCACTGTCGTCGACACGATGTCTTATGGAGCCGGCGAAGCCGGCTACGACGAGAGCAATGACTTCGGCGCAGGCTCGATCGCCCGCTGCCCGGACGGCGGCGAGTTCACCCCGGTCGCAGACAAGAGCTTCGGTTCGGCCAACGCCTGCGATACGGCGCTGACGAATCCGAACCCGGATGGCGATGAGCTCGTCTGCGCACCGGAGGGCCCCGAAGGCACTGGCGAGCTGCCAGAGAGCGCGCTCGCTCCGGCCGTCTGGCCCGGTAGCGCCGATGTGCTCGTCACCGACAACGAGTGCGCGTGGATGACGACGACCGGTCCGGAGGGACGCGATATCAGCGGACTGGTCTTCGACCCGGACAACCCGGCCGTGCTGTACGCGGTGAAGAACAAGAGTTGGCTCTTCCGCCTCATCAAAGACGGCGACATCTGGGTTCCCGATACCAGTAATGACTGGGAAAGCGGTAAGCAGCTGTTCGCTCCTGACAACACGGATCCGCAGATGGTCGAGCCTGACACCGAGGGCTTGACCGTCGGCTCGGATGGCGCGCTGTATGTGACCACCGAACGCGACAATGAAGCCAACGACATTCCGCTGAACTCGATCCTGCGTTTCGATCCGGCCCAGTCCGGTACGGCGTTGATCGCGACCCATCAGTGGGATATGACCGAGGACTTCCCCGAGCTACGCGCCAGCAATAAGGACGAGGCGAACCTGGGCTTCGAAGGTGTCGCTTTCGTTCCGGACAGCTATCTGACCACCTATGGATTCGTCGATCAGTCATCCGACGAACCCTACGATCCGGCTGACTACCCGCTACATGGCGACGGGCTGTTCTTCGGCGCTCTGGAAAACGACGGCGTGCTGTACGCGTACGCGCTCAATAGCGACGGCAGCTTTCACCGGGTCTCGGTTGCCGACACCGGCATGGGGCACGTGATGGATGTGCAGTACGACGCCGCTACAGAACGAATCTGGGCGTTGTGCGACAACACGTGCGGCGTGGTCTCAACGCTGCTGAAGGTCGGCGCGTCCGGCGCGATCCTCCCGGAAGTCGCGTATTCCAAGCCAGCGGGTCTACCGAACAACAATGTCGAGGGCTTCGCGCTCGCACCGGCCGCCACCTGTGATGGCGGCGCTCGCGAGGCGGTCTGGTCGGACGACGGAATCTATGGTGGCGGCCCGGGAAGTGACGCCTACGGTCATGCGCTGTACAGCGGAACCATCGACTGCGATCTGGAACTGTCCGGCCAAGGCGTTGCCGACGACAACGCCGATGGCACGGATGGCACGGATCCGGACCAGCCGATTGTCTCGGAGCAAACCGGCGATTCCAACGACGACGTGGCGGGCACCGATCCTGCGACGGCTGAGGATTCCGACGACACCGAGATCAGGGCGCTCGCGTCGCGTACAGATCCGAATCTCGCGGCTACCGGTTTCGAGGTCGGGCCCTTCGCCTGGGCCGCAGCATTGCTTCTTGGGCTCGGCAGCATCTGCCTGCTCGCGGTACGACGCCGCAACGCATAACGGCGGCGCTGCTGAGAAGCAGCCGCGCCAAAGGGCTGAAACGCAACGGCCGGTCTGCTCCCTCGACGGAGCAGACCGGCCGTTGCTGTCGTGCTGCCGCCCGTACACCTCTCCTCCTCAACACGACAGCGAGGGAACACCCCGAGAAGTCGCCGGAATGCGTCTTAACCAGCAGGAACACGGTTATCATCGAGGGCGATGAGACTCGCGCTGCCCAAGACCCAGCTACGAATCGGACTTGTCACCGCCTGCGCGTTGCTGTTGAGCGCGGCATGCTCGTCGGATGCCGACTCCTCACCCGACTCCGACGACGCCGAGGCCTACCACAGCCGTCCCGACCTCGCTCCGCCTATCACGAGCATCGAGGAATACGCGCCGCACGATCGCATCGACGGCAGTTACGTGTTCGTCGGCCCGAAAGGCGACGACGTCCCGTTCACCGGCGGGCTGATTCTGGACGATGAGGCCGAGCCGGTCTGGGTGCTACCGACCGAGAAGTCCATCTTCGATCTACGCGTGCAGGAGTACAACGGCGAGCCGGTGCTGACCTACTGGCGGGGCGAGCCGGCGCAGGGTCACGGCAACGGTGACATAGTCCTCCTCGATGACTCGTACCAAGAGATAGCGACCGTCACGACCGGCGGAGAGATCGGCGAGGGCAAGGTCGATATCCACGAGTCGACGTTGACTGACGATGGAACGGCACTACTCATTTCCTATGTGCCGACGCAGGCCGATCTCACCTCGTTCGGTGGCGAGGAAGACGGTTGGGTCTTCGACAGTGTGATCCAGGAGGTGGACGTCGAGAGCGGCGAAGTCGTCTTCGAGTGGCATTCGCTGGATCATTTCGACGTGTCGAGTTCGGTCGCCGAGTTGGATTCCCTGGATCAAGTCACCGGCGACGAGGAGAACCCATTCTCTTACTTCCACCTCAATTCGGTGACTCTCGATGATGACGGTGACCTGCTGCTGT
Encoded here:
- a CDS encoding LLM class flavin-dependent oxidoreductase, with the translated sequence MTRPMMLNAFAMACVGHQNPGLWTREDDASADYTSLEHWTGLARMLESGGFHSLFLADVLGTYDVYGGSRDAAVRSAVQVPVNDPILGISAMAAATRNLGFGVTVTTTYEQPYSLARRMTTLDHLSNGRIGWNVVTGYLDSAAKNLGFTAQVAHDERYDIADEYLEVCYKLWEHSWDDDAVIKDAAAGIYAVPEKVHDIDHHGRYFDVPGAFLCEPSPQRTPVIFQAGASPRGRQFAARHAEVVFAIAPTPAAARKTVDAIRAEAAEAGRDPRSVKVIAGLTTIVRGTDAEAEALLADYRKSASLEGALALFGGWAGVDLAGLAPDEPLVHVTTDANRSALDSFTRDADRQWTIEELARWVSIGGRGPVITGSPTSVADQLQQWQDVADVDGFNFMYATMPGTFADLVEYLVPELRARGLIAEPGDSPVTLRERFDTGVGARLSPTHVARSLTI
- the ppk2 gene encoding polyphosphate kinase 2, coding for MAYNIREYIDRLQIDGHTLGDDHDDDPVLLDPKGRAVDTWRENYPYDERLPREEYDEAKYRLQVELLKFQRWQQRTGERHLLIFEGRDAAGKGGTIKRFMEHLNPRHAKVVALVKPSEREATQWYFQRYVAHLPAAGESVLFDRSWYNRAGVERVMGFCSDEQYEAFMADVPQFERMLVSSGIHVTKFWFSVTQSEQRTRFIIRQVDPVRQWKLSPMDLESLDKWNAYTAAKEEMFRRTDITEAPWVTIKSNDKKRARLEAMRHFLSRIDYDDKDFDAVGAPDPLIVKRGIEAVGD
- a CDS encoding lamin tail domain-containing protein, which translates into the protein MRTSFRAASALAAATVAGSLTIALPTSAHAAAADISITEWMYNPVSSSGEFIEITNRSGAPLDLADWSFDDDSAVAGTVSIAELGTLSPGESAIITESDAATFRAEWNVSDEVKVLGDNGTNLGRADAINIFNGTTLIDTLEYDDQGSGSIQGPRTQGVSGVPSDESVLGANNAALWVLSALGDAEGSWASTAGDIGSPGVSRFGVQDDTVEPWQDVVINEVSSDNDVAPDGDVIELYNSGTEDIAVDLWLQSDSGGLADAKPINGVHLADDTLSLYIPAGEYGYFSSGKGLSSDGDSVTIYLPDGTVVDTMSYGAGEAGYDESNDFGAGSIARCPDGGEFTPVADKSFGSANACDTALTNPNPDGDELVCAPEGPEGTGELPESALAPAVWPGSADVLVTDNECAWMTTTGPEGRDISGLVFDPDNPAVLYAVKNKSWLFRLIKDGDIWVPDTSNDWESGKQLFAPDNTDPQMVEPDTEGLTVGSDGALYVTTERDNEANDIPLNSILRFDPAQSGTALIATHQWDMTEDFPELRASNKDEANLGFEGVAFVPDSYLTTYGFVDQSSDEPYDPADYPLHGDGLFFGALENDGVLYAYALNSDGSFHRVSVADTGMGHVMDVQYDAATERIWALCDNTCGVVSTLLKVGASGAILPEVAYSKPAGLPNNNVEGFALAPAATCDGGAREAVWSDDGIYGGGPGSDAYGHALYSGTIDCDLELSGQGVADDNADGTDGTDPDQPIVSEQTGDSNDDVAGTDPATAEDSDDTEIRALASRTDPNLAATGFEVGPFAWAAALLLGLGSICLLAVRRRNA
- a CDS encoding arylsulfotransferase family protein, which codes for MRLALPKTQLRIGLVTACALLLSAACSSDADSSPDSDDAEAYHSRPDLAPPITSIEEYAPHDRIDGSYVFVGPKGDDVPFTGGLILDDEAEPVWVLPTEKSIFDLRVQEYNGEPVLTYWRGEPAQGHGNGDIVLLDDSYQEIATVTTGGEIGEGKVDIHESTLTDDGTALLISYVPTQADLTSFGGEEDGWVFDSVIQEVDVESGEVVFEWHSLDHFDVSSSVAELDSLDQVTGDEENPFSYFHLNSVTLDDDGDLLLSSRNTSALYKIDHQSGEVIWTLGGAESDFAMGADTEFHWQHDAERQPDGSITLFDNQGAPDIGDSARGIQLEVDEEAMTVELAAEFLPPDGDRTSGSQGSFQLLPDGTVLIGWGSQAYYSEYAADGTPLSNVSLGPGHSYRAYREVWSATPTDPPDAVLDGDSVFVSWNGATEVEQWRLVTDGQEQSAQPRDGFETELPLDGEYDDITVEALDENGEVIGEAAVD